A region of Kribbella sp. NBC_01245 DNA encodes the following proteins:
- a CDS encoding beta-class carbonic anhydrase, with amino-acid sequence MSSNTDSPLPAESPVPAEAVRPRELAAGFEDLLAANADYAKNFSYSGFDGIAHAGVGVVTCMDSRIPPLELLGLKPGDAKVLRSAGGRVTELTMTGLVLGVQLLGVRRILVIPHTRCAMAAMSEDALRAKVEAAAGKPAGYLPLAVIPDQTEALHRDVAAVREHPLIGDDVLVGGFLYDVDTGLLEQLA; translated from the coding sequence ATGAGCTCAAACACCGATTCCCCCCTACCTGCCGAATCCCCTGTGCCTGCTGAAGCTGTGCGGCCGCGCGAACTCGCTGCCGGCTTCGAGGACCTGCTCGCTGCCAACGCCGACTACGCGAAGAACTTCAGCTACAGCGGATTCGACGGGATCGCCCACGCGGGCGTCGGCGTCGTCACCTGTATGGACTCGCGCATTCCCCCGTTGGAGCTGCTCGGTCTCAAACCCGGCGACGCGAAGGTTCTGCGTAGTGCCGGCGGCCGCGTCACCGAACTCACCATGACCGGCCTCGTGCTCGGCGTACAGCTGCTCGGCGTCAGGCGCATCCTCGTCATCCCGCACACCCGCTGCGCGATGGCCGCCATGAGCGAGGACGCGTTGCGCGCGAAGGTCGAGGCGGCTGCCGGCAAACCCGCCGGGTATCTGCCGCTCGCCGTGATCCCCGACCAGACCGAAGCGCTGCACCGCGATGTCGCGGCCGTGCGCGAACACCCGTTGATCGGGGACGACGTACTGGTCGGCGGTTTCCTGTACGACGTAGACACCGGTCTCCTCGAGCAACTGGCCTGA
- a CDS encoding MFS transporter — protein MTPRAKLALAAVSVAFAAADTYVVVLALPDMMTGVGLSADQLQRAAPIISGFLLGYIAVLPLIGRIADVVGRTPVLVAALLLFAVGSLITAAAYDLPLVVSGRFLQGVGGGGLVPATLALVADLWPAEKRGLPLGVVGAVQELGSVLGPLLGAAVLAVSDWRAIFWLNLGVALVLALFLRGRKLPQNPLALALGLLACISLALTLIAPKRLATDVTLGIPFVPFTGESRLATPIGLVTLALAAAWAIAASWHGRAGARVVLRQVDIPGALLLALALSGVVLAFATADPERELMSPAGPFLLVAALVFAIGFWLWQRRTPNAIVPPGLLAPRAAWGSLAVSFLVGAALIAALVDVPVFARTTQGGGQLAAALVLVRFLVALPVGAVVGGWLTRRVGLAPITCAGLALAGAMFVLMARWDRDALDGIAATVVLVLCGFGFGLAISPVNSAILAATRADTHGLVSALVVVARMIGMLVGISALTAIGLRRYYALAGDIPPAEQLCGGAGICRAYVDALRDAAIAQANAIFAGAAVCAFAAAILALVLLGRRPVGDSDHGDMPSARVP, from the coding sequence GTGACCCCTCGCGCCAAACTCGCCCTGGCGGCGGTGTCGGTGGCGTTCGCCGCCGCCGACACCTACGTGGTCGTGCTGGCCTTGCCGGACATGATGACCGGCGTCGGCCTCTCGGCAGACCAGTTGCAACGGGCCGCCCCGATCATCTCGGGCTTCCTGCTCGGCTACATCGCGGTGCTGCCGTTGATCGGCCGCATCGCCGATGTCGTTGGCCGTACGCCGGTGCTGGTGGCGGCTCTGCTGTTGTTCGCGGTCGGCTCGCTCATCACCGCAGCGGCGTACGACCTGCCGCTGGTGGTGTCCGGCCGATTCCTGCAAGGCGTCGGCGGCGGCGGACTCGTGCCCGCAACCCTTGCCTTGGTGGCCGATCTCTGGCCTGCCGAGAAGCGAGGCCTGCCGTTGGGCGTGGTTGGAGCCGTGCAGGAGCTGGGATCCGTCCTCGGCCCCTTGCTCGGCGCGGCCGTGCTCGCGGTATCGGATTGGCGGGCCATCTTCTGGCTCAACCTCGGCGTCGCCCTCGTACTCGCCCTCTTCCTCCGCGGCCGAAAGCTCCCCCAGAATCCGCTCGCGCTAGCACTGGGTCTATTGGCCTGCATATCCCTCGCCTTGACGTTGATAGCCCCCAAACGCCTCGCCACCGACGTCACCCTGGGCATCCCGTTCGTACCGTTCACCGGCGAATCGCGCCTGGCAACACCGATCGGTCTGGTCACGTTGGCGCTCGCGGCCGCGTGGGCCATCGCCGCGTCCTGGCACGGACGCGCGGGAGCGCGCGTCGTACTGCGTCAGGTCGATATCCCCGGCGCCCTGCTCCTCGCACTCGCGTTATCCGGCGTCGTGCTGGCCTTCGCAACGGCCGATCCCGAGCGCGAGCTCATGTCGCCCGCCGGCCCTTTCCTCCTCGTCGCCGCCCTGGTCTTCGCGATCGGCTTCTGGCTTTGGCAACGCCGTACGCCGAACGCGATCGTGCCGCCCGGCCTTCTCGCACCACGCGCCGCCTGGGGTTCGCTGGCGGTCAGCTTTCTCGTTGGCGCGGCGTTGATCGCGGCACTGGTCGACGTCCCGGTCTTCGCCCGTACGACGCAAGGTGGCGGCCAACTCGCGGCGGCACTCGTGCTCGTGCGTTTCCTGGTGGCGTTGCCGGTCGGCGCGGTCGTCGGTGGCTGGCTGACCCGGCGGGTAGGCCTCGCGCCGATCACGTGCGCCGGGCTCGCGTTGGCAGGCGCCATGTTCGTACTAATGGCCCGCTGGGACCGCGACGCGCTGGACGGAATCGCCGCGACGGTCGTGCTGGTGCTGTGCGGATTCGGGTTCGGCCTGGCGATCTCGCCCGTCAACTCGGCCATTCTCGCGGCCACCCGGGCAGATACGCATGGACTGGTCAGCGCGCTGGTGGTCGTGGCCCGGATGATCGGCATGCTCGTCGGCATCTCCGCGCTCACCGCCATCGGCCTCCGCCGGTACTACGCGCTCGCGGGCGACATCCCGCCCGCCGAGCAGCTCTGCGGTGGCGCCGGGATCTGCCGGGCGTACGTGGATGCGCTGCGTGACGCCGCGATCGCCCAGGCGAACGCCATTTTTGCCGGCGCGGCCGTTTGCGCCTTCGCGGCAGCCATCCTCGCGCTCGTCCTGCTGGGACGCCGTCCAGTAGGTGATTCGGATCATGGGGACATGCCGTCGGCTCGCGTACCGTGA
- a CDS encoding VOC family protein yields the protein MSRPYVPPGGRVLTPYLCCRNAALAIEWYVDVFGARLTYEPYVDADGRVGHAEIDIDGAGLMLSDGYPEVGMTEPSADQLPTYSMYLHVPDVDATVALAVEGGALVQREAEDAFHGARVATIIDPFGIRWTLAKHLHTVSDEVFDAARKGFAGGEDTIN from the coding sequence ATGAGTAGGCCTTACGTACCGCCGGGTGGGCGGGTGCTGACGCCGTACCTGTGCTGCCGCAACGCCGCCCTTGCGATCGAGTGGTACGTCGACGTGTTCGGGGCGCGGCTGACCTATGAGCCGTACGTCGATGCCGACGGCCGGGTCGGGCATGCCGAGATCGATATCGACGGCGCCGGTCTGATGTTGTCGGACGGTTATCCCGAGGTCGGGATGACCGAGCCTTCGGCCGATCAGCTGCCGACGTACTCGATGTACCTGCACGTGCCGGATGTTGACGCCACCGTGGCACTTGCGGTCGAGGGTGGTGCACTCGTGCAGCGCGAAGCGGAGGACGCGTTCCACGGCGCGCGGGTGGCGACGATCATCGACCCGTTCGGGATTCGCTGGACCTTGGCGAAGCACTTGCACACCGTCAGCGACGAGGTCTTCGACGCGGCACGCAAGGGCTTCGCCGGCGGCGAGGACACCATCAACTAA
- a CDS encoding DNA gyrase subunit A: MARRSSKTVEPEDFEERILDVDVSDEMRTSFLEYAYSVIYSRALPDARDGLKPVQRRILFSMAENGIRPDRGHVKSARVVGEVMGKYHPHGDGAIYDALVRTAQPWSMRVPLIDGHGNFGSLDDGPAAMRYCLTGDVRVRLADGRSIRIADLVDLPDNSQADSDLEVLDKDGKTVRATKLFNSGVHPVKELVAKSGHRLRGSHNHPVLCLVPVLGVPVFQWLRLDEITPGTVVCLARNAWSTAIPMAHEMMLGTLLGGWVSEGFTSAGRAGFNSTDEEYFRYVLEAYDSIVGGPRYVSSRKLRRSQKTIHELDVQNLTFLRDSPLAELIGLKAADKLIPETVWQGSVGIKRAFLMALYEGDGGVRRATDSSITVQYSTYSERLASEIQELLLEFGIHSNLTHYARGEYRLVISGRHNLHAFAERVGFLTAKKRQLEAWLRSGPRYTHRLTRDFAPYVADYVRSAFRSGRGTGKSWLVQHNFDRFERWQTDRSLLVSKFKDPEMLSVVSAIMDSGYRFVEVANVTDRAPESVYSVRVDSDDHSFLAGGFVNHNTECRMSPAAMAMTMGLDEDVVDFKPNYDGREEEPSVLPAAFPNLLVNGAAGIAVGMATNMAPHNLVEVIQALRHLIKTPNADLDDLMRFIPGPDLPTGGKIVGLEGIRDAYETGRGSFKMRSTARIENVTPRRKGIVITELPYTVGPEKVIEKIKTLVQAKKLQGIADVKDLTDRSHGTQLVIEVKNGFHPEALLEQLYKLTPLEDSFSINAVCLVDGQPRTLGLRELLDVYLQHRFDVTRRRSEHRRKKAQDRLHIVDGLLIAILDIDEVIQIIRSSDDAAAARTRLMDIYDLSEVQANYILDMPLRRLTKFSKLELETEKAELEREIEKLTAILEDESLLRKVVSEELAEMAKTYGTPRRTVLLESSGATKTAAVPLEVSDDPCFILLSSTGLLARTNNVEPFGAIESRAKHDAIVSRIRSSARGQYGLVTSAGRLIRLDSLDLPAVPTTAAAPNLQGGAPVAEFVSLEPGERVLALSTLDPDSVGIALGTAQGVVKRVVPDHLSNRDSWEIVRLADDDEVVGAIELTTGDEELCFISSDAQLLHFNASLVRPQGRTAGGMAGIRLAAKQKVVFFGAFDPNRESHVLTISGSSSALPGTEIGAVKLTPFSEYPAKGRGTGGVRCHRFLKGEDGLTLAYAGPAPLHASGSGGQPVELPEADGRRDGSGIPLGQPIAACAADLAG; the protein is encoded by the coding sequence ATGGCACGTCGTAGCAGTAAGACCGTTGAACCCGAGGACTTCGAGGAGCGCATTCTCGACGTCGACGTCTCCGATGAGATGCGCACCAGCTTCCTGGAGTACGCCTACTCGGTGATCTACTCCCGGGCGCTGCCGGATGCCCGGGATGGCCTCAAACCGGTGCAGCGCCGGATTCTGTTCTCGATGGCGGAGAACGGTATCCGTCCCGATCGCGGCCATGTGAAGTCCGCCCGCGTCGTCGGTGAAGTGATGGGTAAGTACCACCCGCACGGTGACGGCGCGATCTACGACGCCCTCGTGCGTACGGCGCAGCCCTGGTCGATGCGGGTGCCGCTGATCGACGGCCACGGGAACTTTGGATCGTTGGACGACGGACCGGCTGCCATGCGTTATTGCCTCACCGGCGATGTGCGCGTCCGGCTGGCGGACGGGCGATCGATCCGCATCGCCGATCTCGTCGACCTGCCGGACAATTCCCAGGCCGACTCCGATCTCGAAGTGCTCGATAAGGACGGCAAAACGGTCCGCGCCACCAAGCTCTTCAACTCCGGCGTCCACCCGGTCAAGGAGCTGGTGGCCAAGAGCGGTCACAGGCTTCGCGGCAGCCACAATCACCCCGTGCTCTGCCTTGTTCCAGTCCTCGGCGTCCCCGTGTTCCAGTGGCTTCGCCTCGACGAGATCACACCCGGAACCGTCGTCTGTCTCGCTCGGAACGCGTGGTCGACCGCCATCCCGATGGCTCACGAGATGATGCTTGGAACTCTTCTCGGAGGTTGGGTGTCCGAGGGCTTCACCTCAGCCGGCCGCGCCGGGTTCAACAGCACGGATGAAGAGTATTTTCGCTACGTCCTTGAAGCTTATGACAGCATCGTGGGCGGTCCGCGGTATGTTTCATCGCGCAAGCTGCGACGGTCACAGAAGACCATCCATGAGCTCGACGTTCAAAACCTCACTTTCCTGCGCGATAGCCCGCTCGCCGAGCTGATCGGTTTGAAGGCCGCGGACAAGCTGATCCCGGAGACCGTTTGGCAGGGTTCGGTCGGCATTAAACGTGCCTTCCTGATGGCCCTGTACGAAGGCGATGGCGGTGTGCGCCGCGCCACGGACAGTTCCATCACCGTTCAGTATTCGACCTACAGCGAGCGCCTCGCCAGCGAGATTCAGGAGCTCCTGCTCGAGTTCGGCATCCATAGCAACCTGACGCACTACGCGCGCGGCGAGTACCGGCTGGTGATCTCGGGCCGCCACAACTTGCACGCGTTCGCAGAGCGGGTTGGATTCCTGACTGCCAAGAAGCGACAGCTCGAAGCATGGCTTCGAAGCGGCCCTCGCTACACACACCGGCTGACCCGGGACTTCGCGCCCTATGTCGCCGACTATGTCCGGAGCGCCTTCCGGTCAGGCCGCGGCACCGGAAAGAGCTGGTTGGTCCAGCACAACTTCGATCGCTTCGAGCGCTGGCAGACCGACCGCAGCCTGCTGGTGAGCAAATTCAAAGATCCGGAGATGCTCAGCGTCGTCTCAGCGATCATGGACTCGGGGTACCGTTTCGTCGAGGTCGCCAACGTCACGGACCGCGCACCTGAGAGTGTCTATTCAGTCCGGGTGGATAGCGATGACCATTCATTCCTCGCCGGCGGTTTCGTAAACCACAATACGGAGTGCCGGATGTCGCCGGCCGCGATGGCGATGACGATGGGGCTGGACGAGGACGTCGTCGACTTCAAGCCGAACTACGACGGCCGCGAGGAAGAGCCGTCCGTGCTGCCGGCCGCCTTCCCGAACCTGCTGGTCAACGGCGCCGCCGGGATCGCCGTGGGGATGGCGACGAACATGGCACCGCACAACCTGGTCGAGGTGATCCAGGCCCTGCGGCATCTGATCAAGACGCCGAATGCCGATCTCGACGACCTGATGCGGTTCATCCCCGGGCCGGACCTGCCCACCGGCGGCAAGATCGTCGGCCTGGAAGGGATTCGGGACGCGTACGAGACCGGTCGCGGCTCGTTCAAGATGCGCTCCACCGCGCGAATCGAGAACGTCACGCCTCGCCGCAAGGGCATCGTCATCACCGAGCTGCCGTATACGGTCGGCCCGGAAAAGGTGATCGAGAAGATCAAGACCCTGGTGCAGGCGAAGAAGCTGCAGGGCATCGCCGACGTCAAGGACCTGACCGATCGCAGCCACGGCACCCAGCTGGTGATCGAGGTGAAGAACGGGTTCCACCCCGAGGCCCTGCTGGAACAGCTGTACAAGCTGACTCCCCTCGAGGACTCGTTCTCGATCAACGCGGTCTGCCTGGTCGACGGCCAGCCGCGCACACTAGGTCTGCGCGAGCTGCTAGACGTCTACCTGCAGCACCGGTTCGACGTCACCCGCCGCCGCAGCGAGCACCGCCGCAAGAAGGCGCAGGACCGGCTGCACATCGTGGACGGCCTGCTGATCGCGATCCTCGATATCGACGAGGTCATCCAGATCATCCGGTCCAGCGATGACGCGGCCGCCGCGCGCACCCGGTTGATGGACATCTACGACCTGTCCGAGGTCCAGGCCAACTACATCCTGGACATGCCGCTGCGGCGCCTGACCAAGTTCTCCAAGCTCGAGCTGGAGACCGAGAAGGCCGAGCTGGAGCGCGAGATCGAGAAGCTGACCGCGATCCTGGAGGACGAGTCGCTGCTGCGCAAGGTCGTCTCCGAGGAGCTCGCGGAGATGGCGAAGACGTACGGCACCCCGCGTCGTACCGTGCTGCTGGAGTCGTCCGGCGCGACCAAGACGGCAGCCGTGCCGCTCGAGGTCAGCGACGACCCCTGCTTCATCCTGCTCAGCTCCACCGGCCTGCTGGCCAGGACGAACAACGTCGAGCCGTTCGGCGCGATCGAGTCCCGCGCCAAACACGACGCGATCGTCTCCCGCATCCGCAGTTCGGCGCGCGGGCAGTACGGGTTGGTCACGAGCGCGGGCCGGTTGATCCGCCTCGACTCCCTGGATCTCCCGGCCGTGCCGACGACCGCCGCCGCGCCGAACCTGCAAGGTGGTGCGCCCGTCGCCGAGTTCGTCTCACTCGAGCCCGGCGAGCGCGTCCTCGCGTTGAGCACGCTCGACCCCGACTCGGTTGGTATCGCCCTCGGCACCGCCCAAGGTGTCGTCAAACGCGTCGTCCCGGACCACCTGAGCAACCGCGACTCGTGGGAGATCGTGCGGCTCGCCGATGACGACGAGGTGGTCGGCGCGATCGAGCTCACCACCGGCGACGAGGAGCTCTGCTTCATCAGCTCCGACGCGCAACTCCTGCATTTCAACGCATCCCTCGTCCGCCCTCAGGGTCGTACGGCGGGAGGTATGGCCGGGATCAGGCTCGCGGCAAAGCAGAAGGTCGTCTTCTTCGGCGCCTTCGACCCGAACCGCGAGAGCCACGTCCTGACCATCTCCGGTTCGTCCTCGGCCCTGCCCGGGACGGAGATCGGCGCGGTCAAGCTCACCCCGTTCAGCGAGTATCCGGCCAAGGGCCGTGGCACCGGCGGCGTGCGCTGCCACCGATTCCTCAAGGGTGAGGACGGTTTGACTCTGGCGTACGCCGGCCCAGCGCCGCTGCACGCGAGCGGGTCCGGCGGCCAGCCCGTCGAGCTGCCCGAGGCGGACGGCCGTCGCGACGGTTCCGGCATCCCGTTGGGCCAGCCGATCGCCGCCTGCGCCGCGGACCTGGCAGGCTGA
- a CDS encoding carbonic anhydrase, whose amino-acid sequence MEELNNGSRRNFLRWGAAATVGAGLIGAGTSTATAHVPIEPARRVIGASAGSEVPQPADGAAALRLLVEGNRRYAEFHSTDLNETPARRTEVVSGQHPFATIFSCVDSRVPPELVFDRGLGDLVVIRSAGEVPDHAVTGSLEFGVEELSTPVLMVLGHQKCGAIGATIAAIEAGDEWDNPPGEIDYLVRSLTPVVKSVRRHSGDWLTNAVKANVIAQLAKLRRSPILGPAEEEGKVLLVGGYYSLETGLVELLHH is encoded by the coding sequence ATGGAAGAACTGAACAATGGTTCGCGGCGCAATTTCCTGCGCTGGGGTGCAGCCGCGACAGTCGGTGCCGGTCTGATCGGCGCTGGTACGAGTACCGCCACCGCCCACGTGCCCATTGAGCCCGCGAGACGTGTCATCGGAGCATCCGCCGGCTCCGAGGTGCCGCAGCCGGCCGATGGTGCCGCCGCCCTACGGTTGCTGGTCGAGGGCAACCGCCGATATGCCGAGTTCCACTCGACAGATCTGAACGAGACGCCCGCCCGGCGCACGGAGGTGGTGAGCGGGCAGCACCCGTTCGCGACGATCTTCAGCTGCGTCGACTCCCGGGTGCCCCCGGAGCTGGTCTTCGACCGCGGCCTCGGCGACCTGGTCGTCATCCGTAGCGCGGGCGAGGTGCCCGACCACGCTGTCACCGGCAGCCTCGAGTTCGGTGTCGAGGAGCTGAGCACTCCGGTGCTGATGGTCCTCGGCCACCAGAAGTGCGGCGCGATCGGTGCCACCATCGCGGCGATCGAGGCCGGCGACGAGTGGGACAACCCGCCGGGTGAGATCGACTACCTGGTCAGGTCGCTCACGCCCGTGGTGAAGTCGGTTCGGCGCCATTCGGGCGACTGGCTCACCAATGCGGTGAAGGCCAACGTGATCGCGCAGCTCGCCAAGTTGCGCCGGTCGCCGATCCTTGGACCGGCCGAAGAAGAGGGCAAGGTGCTGCTCGTCGGCGGCTACTACAGCCTCGAGACCGGCCTGGTCGAGCTCCTGCATCACTAA
- a CDS encoding ABC transporter permease: MFHLSRQTVRHGRSLYAGSFVALAVGVFMLGLAATTTAATIAYKMPAGDSVRVHVTGGDMPDRWVRVPLGAADVSGLQTILSIIATISGFITIFVVASTFAFAVASRRRELGLLRLIGATPRQTRRMILGEAFVVALAASLAGAIAAALATPALLAKASYTELAPVRLHAASPWVPLAIAVGAGLFVALLGARSAARRAGRVAAIDALREADLEPPKAGVLRIVLGVLFFAGAVTMLALIRPGTGEAVVPLAMFAPMVLVIAFTAFAPLLVPSLGRLWAVPFVAFTRISGRLARANVVSAPRRSASLAAPILAISAIAGSMVLTLGFAAAASTAIIRDTLRAPIVVPGPALFESIARTPGVGAIDGGVDLPIIRTDRGDAYLDDAAGIDPLAAAKTRKLEPLEGSLANLTGNSVAIAKELSSFDNYRLGDTMKVAFTDGKTANLRVVAILPDAFEINAQLLLPMALAKAHTSDGPSQWFVQPAPGTPYDVLLSELRERDIKAIPATEWERQQSEGLREGNQLGLIMLLGPAALYSAIAIINTLLMASLQRRQEFASARLLGTTAAQLRRMVLWEATLVGAVALSLGTAITAVVGMLLRRAMTDGLTAVPLTIPWPTLLTITTTCLLLTITAALAPTLPLLRTTRPLGAED, encoded by the coding sequence ATGTTCCACCTCAGCCGGCAGACCGTACGGCACGGGCGCTCGCTCTATGCCGGGTCGTTCGTCGCGCTCGCGGTCGGCGTCTTCATGCTCGGACTCGCCGCGACCACAACTGCGGCCACCATCGCGTACAAGATGCCCGCCGGCGATTCCGTCCGGGTCCACGTGACCGGTGGGGACATGCCTGACCGCTGGGTCCGCGTACCGCTCGGAGCGGCCGACGTGTCCGGCCTGCAGACCATTCTGAGCATCATCGCCACGATCAGCGGGTTCATCACGATCTTCGTGGTGGCGAGCACTTTCGCCTTCGCCGTGGCCTCCCGCCGTCGCGAACTCGGCCTGCTCCGGCTCATCGGCGCCACCCCGCGCCAAACGCGCCGGATGATCCTCGGCGAGGCGTTCGTCGTCGCGCTCGCCGCCTCGCTGGCGGGCGCCATCGCGGCCGCGCTCGCCACTCCCGCCTTGCTGGCGAAGGCGTCGTACACCGAACTCGCGCCCGTACGACTCCACGCCGCCAGTCCGTGGGTCCCACTCGCCATCGCGGTTGGCGCGGGCCTGTTCGTGGCGCTGCTCGGCGCACGTTCCGCGGCACGACGAGCCGGTCGGGTGGCCGCGATCGACGCGCTGCGCGAAGCGGACCTCGAGCCACCGAAAGCTGGCGTTTTGCGGATCGTGCTCGGGGTGCTGTTCTTCGCGGGCGCTGTCACGATGCTGGCGCTGATCCGGCCGGGTACGGGCGAAGCCGTCGTACCGCTGGCCATGTTCGCGCCCATGGTGCTGGTGATCGCGTTCACGGCCTTCGCGCCGCTGCTGGTGCCGTCGCTCGGCCGCCTCTGGGCCGTCCCGTTCGTCGCCTTCACCCGGATCTCGGGACGCCTGGCCCGGGCGAACGTCGTCTCCGCGCCCCGGCGCAGCGCCTCCCTGGCCGCGCCGATCCTGGCGATCTCGGCCATCGCGGGTTCGATGGTGCTGACCCTCGGTTTCGCCGCCGCCGCCTCGACCGCCATCATCCGCGACACCCTCCGCGCCCCGATCGTCGTCCCGGGTCCCGCCTTGTTCGAGAGCATTGCCCGTACGCCGGGAGTGGGCGCCATCGACGGTGGTGTCGACCTCCCGATCATCCGGACCGACCGTGGCGACGCCTATCTCGACGACGCCGCCGGGATCGACCCGCTCGCCGCCGCGAAGACCCGCAAGCTCGAACCACTCGAAGGCTCCCTGGCCAACCTCACCGGCAATAGCGTCGCCATCGCAAAGGAGCTCTCGTCGTTCGACAACTACCGCCTCGGCGACACGATGAAGGTCGCTTTCACCGACGGTAAGACGGCCAACCTTCGCGTGGTGGCGATCCTCCCGGACGCTTTCGAAATCAACGCCCAGCTCCTGCTGCCGATGGCGCTCGCCAAGGCGCACACCTCCGACGGCCCGTCGCAGTGGTTCGTGCAACCCGCGCCCGGTACGCCGTACGACGTTCTGCTCAGCGAACTCCGCGAACGCGACATCAAGGCCATCCCGGCCACCGAGTGGGAACGCCAGCAGAGCGAAGGCCTTCGCGAAGGCAACCAGCTCGGCCTGATCATGCTGCTCGGCCCGGCCGCCCTCTACAGCGCGATCGCGATTATCAACACTTTGTTGATGGCAAGCCTGCAACGCCGTCAGGAATTCGCCTCAGCCCGCCTCCTCGGCACCACCGCCGCCCAACTCCGCCGAATGGTCCTCTGGGAAGCAACCCTCGTCGGCGCCGTCGCCCTCTCCCTCGGCACCGCCATCACCGCCGTCGTCGGCATGCTCCTCCGCCGAGCCATGACCGACGGCCTAACCGCCGTACCCCTAACGATCCCCTGGCCCACCCTCCTAACCATCACCACCACCTGCCTCCTCCTAACCATCACCGCCGCCTTAGCCCCCACCCTCCCCCTCCTCCGAACGACCCGTCCCCTGGGCGCGGAGGACTGA
- a CDS encoding sucrase ferredoxin, translated as MSGLNRPGLCSTWCRELEEPIAGTAVVATGWLVVEQPGPWGAKAPTQSHLDPALGAHIDHAAKKADVRFGLIRTPGRHADLGDDKPPAGSRQVFAACTIPGRTMLLGGRINSPDELLNIDLDALARGDADAVMAALPSLKPVDGPIILVCTNGKRDECCAILGRPIAQALCEAVPGRVWESNHLGGHRFAPTATILPEGSSHGQLTAESALEMYAAAVRGQTVVETLRGRGCWSKRGQTAEIAVRRAIGEARLDVLTVVDEDPESVLVQHRDGRAWTVAVSTEPADPPRPESCGKEPFNMSILRAGRVVPVVKDQP; from the coding sequence GTGAGCGGATTGAACAGGCCGGGCCTCTGCTCGACCTGGTGCCGGGAGCTGGAAGAACCGATCGCCGGTACCGCCGTGGTGGCGACCGGCTGGCTGGTCGTCGAGCAGCCCGGCCCATGGGGCGCGAAGGCTCCCACCCAGAGTCACCTCGACCCGGCCCTGGGCGCCCACATCGACCACGCCGCCAAGAAGGCCGACGTCCGCTTCGGCCTCATCCGTACGCCCGGACGACACGCTGACCTCGGCGACGACAAGCCACCGGCGGGGAGCCGTCAGGTCTTCGCGGCCTGCACCATCCCGGGGCGCACCATGTTGCTCGGCGGGCGGATCAACTCCCCTGACGAGCTGCTGAACATCGACCTCGACGCACTCGCTCGCGGTGACGCGGACGCCGTTATGGCCGCGCTGCCATCGCTCAAGCCGGTGGACGGCCCGATCATCCTGGTCTGCACCAACGGCAAGCGCGACGAGTGCTGCGCCATCCTCGGCCGCCCGATCGCGCAAGCCCTTTGCGAAGCCGTTCCCGGCCGGGTCTGGGAGTCGAACCACCTCGGCGGGCACCGGTTCGCGCCGACCGCGACGATCCTGCCCGAAGGCAGCAGCCACGGTCAGCTCACGGCCGAAAGCGCGCTGGAGATGTACGCCGCCGCGGTCCGGGGTCAAACCGTCGTCGAGACCCTGCGCGGCCGCGGTTGCTGGTCCAAACGCGGGCAAACCGCCGAGATCGCTGTACGCCGGGCCATCGGTGAGGCCAGACTGGACGTACTGACCGTGGTCGACGAAGACCCCGAGTCGGTGCTCGTCCAGCATCGAGACGGCCGAGCCTGGACTGTTGCCGTGAGCACCGAACCGGCTGATCCGCCCCGCCCGGAGTCGTGCGGGAAGGAGCCGTTCAACATGTCGATCCTGCGTGCCGGCCGCGTCGTACCAGTTGTGAAGGACCAGCCATGA
- a CDS encoding LppX_LprAFG lipoprotein — protein sequence MKKILALAAVAMLALTGCTDDKGDGGNGGSKEDAAALLADAKKTIDDAASVHFVITGRDLPESAQALTKGDGVATHAPAFKGKLTVRTAGSTIDAEVVSVGGKTYVKPSFSPKFLPFTPEQLSGLGAPDPAILLNPEQGLTSALATVKDPVVKGEVRDGSKVLTEVTGSIQGKSLAGIFPGAAEDKDFPSTFTIDKSSKQLVKATITGPFYGEATSAYDVTLDKYGEQVEIVKP from the coding sequence ATGAAGAAGATCCTCGCGCTTGCCGCGGTAGCGATGCTTGCGCTGACTGGCTGCACCGATGACAAGGGTGACGGCGGCAACGGTGGCTCCAAGGAGGACGCCGCCGCGCTGCTGGCCGACGCCAAGAAGACCATCGACGACGCGGCCAGCGTGCACTTCGTGATCACCGGGCGCGATCTGCCCGAGAGCGCGCAGGCGCTGACCAAAGGCGACGGCGTTGCGACCCACGCGCCCGCGTTCAAGGGCAAGCTCACGGTTCGTACGGCCGGGTCAACGATCGACGCCGAGGTGGTTTCGGTTGGTGGCAAGACGTACGTGAAGCCGTCGTTCAGCCCGAAGTTCCTCCCGTTCACCCCAGAGCAGCTGTCCGGCCTCGGCGCACCCGACCCGGCCATCCTGCTCAACCCGGAGCAGGGTTTGACCTCCGCCCTGGCCACGGTCAAGGACCCGGTGGTCAAGGGTGAGGTGCGCGACGGCTCGAAGGTGCTGACCGAGGTGACCGGCTCGATCCAGGGCAAGTCGCTGGCCGGCATCTTCCCCGGCGCCGCCGAGGACAAGGACTTCCCGAGCACGTTCACGATCGACAAGTCCAGCAAGCAGTTGGTCAAGGCAACGATCACCGGGCCGTTCTACGGTGAGGCGACCAGCGCGTATGACGTGACCCTGGACAAGTACGGCGAACAGGTCGAGATCGTCAAGCCGTGA